Genomic DNA from Magnolia sinica isolate HGM2019 chromosome 4, MsV1, whole genome shotgun sequence:
GTCAAAACTTGTAATCACATGCATGTAAATATGATTAGCAAAATATGATTAACCCGCAACTGATATAACAACATGGATGGTAGTAACAAAGAAAATCAATAGGAGGAAAAAACAGGTCAAGGTAATGACAGTAGAAGACAGAAGGAAATATGCACTGAGAAGGACTGAGGTGCAAGAAGTATCTCTGCCAGTGCCATCTTTGTGCAGTTTTGGATCCCTTTTGATGCAGATTACAACATGCAACAACAAATGTTCAAAGACAAGCCAGCATATGAAGCTAATTACAGCTCCAACCACTATTCAGCTATACTGAACCTAATTTATCCCTCCATAATGCAACATTCCCAGCCTGCAAATTCTAACTAAAATCAGAAGAACGGTTCAGGCCTatttaaggctgcatttggatgcacaagtgagcTGAATTATGAATGGACTGTTTAGTCAAGAGTATATGGTAAAAACTGGCATCATTTCCTAGCATTCTTTATATGGAAGAAGTCCTTACATTGCTGGTTCATCCAACTGAGTGCAGTCAAAGGTGTTCCAGGTGCATGCCAACGCACTTTGGGCCTGTTGCGGCTCACCTGGACCCTGGGCAAGATGTCACCTGGGGCTTTTTATGTGAGGTACCACCCTGATGCATACCACATGTGTGGTTTTTTTGGTATTTTACCACCCAATAAGGGAAATAAACAAGAAAGGGCATGTAAGCCCAATTTCAACaacttttcttatttcttttgagattagAGCATAGGATATTCCTCCCTCAAATTTCAACATCTTATTTCATTCGcttcttgatttctttcttctaGTAATCTGTCAAGGTCGTCACATTGGAATTCGTAAAAGCAATTTCAGCTTTTGTTGGTGTCATACAAGAGATTTAAGGTGAATTGGGGGAACTGGAAATTTTAGGGTaggggatttggggatttcgaAAAAATTGGATTAAAGGGTTTTGAAATTTTTAGGGATTTTGGCGAAACTGGGTCTTGGATTGGTGAATTTGGAGGATTGGGGAAAATGCAAAATGTAGGGTTAGGATTTGGAGAAATCAAAAACTAAGGATTTAGAATTGGGGAATTGGGGAATTTGGGATTGGGGATGTGGGGCTTTGTGCTAAGAAGaattgaataatatcaactttgATTATATAAAAAAGCAAATTATATCtataattaatttaatattagtatttatcatataaaataaaataaaaaatgcaccTGAGGCATCTTCAGGGGCACGCCGAGGTGTTTTGCGCACTACAGGTGCAGGATTGCTTGGGGTGCACCTAGTGCCTTTAGCTATACTGTCCAACTTAGAagtaatgcaattgcaatttggagtgTAGACCAAAATATGAATGCTTATGAAGGAAATAACAATTTGGTTATTCTACCCTAaataataattgcaattcaattggatAGTGCATCCAATTGCACCCTAAGAAATACATGAGACAagtcatgtctgaggatttttccTTCTTGTTAAACACTAACAAACAAAGAACTACTACAAGctgttaacaaaaaaaaaaaaaaacagaaatttcaACTGCTTCCTAGGATATTTATTTTACAAGGAGAAGCGGTGCCTATCGAGCACTTCCATGATCTATTTCACACATGACAACAGAACAGTTTACAGGATCTTCAAACACTTGATGAAGATTCAAAAACTAGCTAGGAATCATTTTGGGAGCTCTTAGAATGCAAACTAAAGAGCATGCACTTATCTTTCATGGCTTCGGACTCACTTCCGTATTCTTTGAACTTATACTCTTCCTGCTTGAATGTGGACGGCACCTTCCCTTCGCTATAACAGCGGTTACATAAGCTGAAACGAGACCTCATCTCTTTGAATCGAGACCCTATTATAGGATACCGACATATGGCACACGTGTGGCGGCCATGGCGGTTCCTATCACCATTTTCAAGCTTCACCAAGGTGCCCATGATGCCAAAACCCCAATCTGGATCATCAAACATCTCGAGGAATTCAGGGTATGAAATCACTGAACTGTCTGCTTCTCCGTGAACTTCCATTATGTCACTAATCCCAAGAGAAGGGATGTAAATTACTCTCAATTGCTTGATGTAATTCACAGCATCTATTTTCCGAATTTGGGCTGAACCTTCATTCACGGGTCGCCATAAAAGTGAATCAAAGACCATCCGTTTACGCCTGTCAGGAGGACCACTGCAGATTGGTGCAAGAATGGCAAAGAACATGCCCAAATCCACCCGACCAGTTCCAGGGCCATCCAAGACAGACAGAATCCGCTCATTGATTGCTTTGACAGCTCCTTGGAACGTCTCAGCTTTGAGAGAACGAAGCAATCTACGTAGGATTCCCTCCAATGCAGCCTTACGGATTGATTTCTCAGGGGCCCCACCACCAGAATATGAAATGGGGACATCGGTTTCATTCATTTCCTTCTTGAGAAGTTCCACATTACAATGGCTCAATCTGGTGACCCTCTGGAAAGCCCTAATCTCAAGAGCACTGGCCAGCTCCTGCCGTATGGTTGTCTTCCTACCTACCCTTTTGAACTTAGACGCCTCCACAACAACAAAAGCACCCTCCCCATCGGCCCCGCCTCCATTCCCCTTCGGTTTCTTCTGCAGCACCTTCAGGTGAGAGATGGCATCATACAATTCGACCCTGTTCGTCATCTTAAAGGCCTCTTTCAGAGCCTTCTTGGCTTCCTCGGCCTCCCCAGCCCCCAACAGCGCCACTGCCTTGTTCAACTGGGCCCGCCAATGGTTGGGCCACACTGCCAGAACCCTCGTATACATCTCCGATGCCCTCTGATACCTCCCCGCATCCATAAACAGCCCACCCAGATTGTAGAGAGCATCCACATGCCCCGGCCTCAGATCAATTGCCTTCTGGAACTCCTGAATCGCCCTTTCATCCTCACCCATCGCATGCAGAGCAGACCCCAGATCGCAGTGTGCATCAGCATAGTCCGATCTCAAGAATATCGCCTCTGCCAATGCCTTCTCAGCAGCCCTATACTCACCCACCCCAAACAGAGCACTGCCCAGAAGCTTCAATGCACGGAAATGTGTCGGGCAGAGGATTGCAGCCTCTCGGTAGTGCTCACACGCGCCAAGAACCATGCCTTCGCCTTCGAGGGTGATTCCGAGATTGACGTGAATCTGAGGGAGGAGATAAGCCCACTGGGTCCCACCAGCCTCGGCGGCCTCCAATGCCAGAAGAAACTCTTCCTTCGCCTCACTGTGCATTCCAACAGCATACAGAGAGTTCCCGGCCCGGAAATGGGGCCGGACATCAGTCGGTTGCAGTTCACAGGCCCGCTTGAAGCTGACTAAAGCCTCCTTGAACAGCTGGTACTCATATAACACTCGCCCAATTGCCATGTGCCCGTCGAACGCCTCCTCCCTCGACCTCGCGGCATCGGCCCGCCTTCTCAGGACCGCCAAATCCTTGAGGAAGGTCACGTAATCGTGGCCGCTCTCTTCCCACAACACCGTCTTCTCCGACTCACTGGGGCCAAGCTCCCTCGACCACCCGGGGTCAGAGAAAGCATCCAAATTATCCACCTTCATCTTCCCATCTTTAATCTGCTTGGTCCGGAGCCGCTTGATCAGGATCTCGAGGTCGTCGACGATCTTCCACGTGTCATCATAGACAATCCCGTGATTGGGAGACGCAGCCCATGCGGCAGTGCGGAGCTTCTTGTGCGGCTCGGAGGCGCGTTCGTCTGCAATGGAGGAGGAGGCCTCGGAAGGTGGAGCAGCTGGGGAAGGCTGGAGATGGAGGTCGAGGGCGTCGAAGTCACGGTCGACATCACCAGCACCATCATCGTAGGTGCGGAGAAGGCCATCGAGGGTGAGGCCCTTCGGGCCGTCGATGAAGTCGGAGTAGGTGCGGAAGACCTCATCGAGTATGGCATTGATCTGCTCGTCACTGAACTTGACGCGGGGGTTCACCGCCACAACGAGTGCTGCCATCTCTTCTCTGTCGAGACCGCCATCGCCATTGGAATCGAACTGCTCGAATATCCTCTTCACCTTCTCAGCTCTGCTGCCTCTCGAAGACGCCATGTGTGCTGGTTGTGGTTGTGGAGATAGTAAGAGCTGAGTGAGACAGAGAAAGAGAGCTTCCCAAAAAACCCAAATCAGAAAATGGGTTTTTTCATCTTCCAAGAAAAACCCAAATCAGAAAATGGGTTTCTTCATCTTCCAAGAAAAACCCAAATCAGAAAATGGGTTTTTTCATCTTCCAAGAAAAACCCAAATCAGAAAATAGATTTTTTCATCTTCTAAGAAAAACCCAAATCAAGAAAATGGGTTTCTTCATCTTCCCCTTCAaaacccactctctctttctatcccCAGATCTGGAAAAGCAAAGAGAGTGAAAGACAGAGAGAGGAAAGAGGAAGAGATGGGGGGTTTGGTGCCTTGGGATGAGTGATTAAAGGGTGAGGAGGGGAATGGAGGTGTTGGTGATGGAGTAACGAGAGATGAAGCCACTGatcttatgtgggacccacttccgAGTCCGGTCTGCACTGCTGTGATAGTTTACCCCTTTCAAAAATGGAGGTGAATCGGCCAAACAAATGAAGGCGTCTCATCCATATCAGCTCGCCCACATGTCATTCATGTACGGCGGCTATACTGACCATTCAAATTTGTGCGGCAGGTGGCAGCACGTCTCTGGATTGATCAAGCAAtttccaccgtccatttgattgatGTATGATGGGAGGCCACTTCCTCACCTATGCTTATAGATGAGAATTTCGTGACACTTGCTACGCATGGACCCACCTACCCTGATGTGTCTATGGCATCCAAATCTACCATAATAATGGACACGGACTGCGTACTAACACTTTTTGTTATTGGACGGTTCCCTCTGGGTCCCacaataatatatatgttttatccaagccgtccatccattttacatcaTTATTTTAAGAGTTATGgataaaattgaggcagatccaaatcacagatggaccacactgtaggaaaacAGCAGAGATTGAaagctcaccgttaaaaactttctaaggcttactgtaatgtttatttgccatccaaaccgtcaattaaGTCACACAAACGTACATGAAGGGAAgcaaaaaatatcagcttgatctaaaactttcgtaggccttaggaagtttttaatgtaggtgtttaatcaccactatttttccgTGATGTGGTTCACCAATATTTTGATCtgcatctttctttttttttttaacaatatcttaaaatgaactagaaaatttgatgaacggtgtggatgaaacacataggtCATGGTGACACCACATACCAACTAACGACCAGTTTCAGTGGAAAATCCGCATCCATCCAAATCCAACCGATCACGCAATAAGTACGTCCACCGTGACAACGGATGCATTGAATAATGACACCGTTAGTAGCGAACAGTGCCATGAGGGCCTACAAAGATGTATATGCGAACagtgccatgtgggccctacaaagatGTTTATGTTTTATACGTGCCGTTCATCCACTTTCCATTGTTATTTTAGGCCTGAGCCCAACATTGAGctagatctaaatctaaggtggaccacaccatgggaaaacagtgttgattaaatGCTCGATAATAAAAACTTTatctatgatgtttattttaacCAAAAGTATAAGCTTTTATTGGCTCAgtttggtcagtagctcgggcagCGTGGGCTGAGTTTGGGTCGAGATTGAGCTGAATTCGCCGTTGAGGCATTTCTACAGACACTTGAACTACAACTTCAAAAACTCACTATGTTACAAacacaaacagaggcaatggttttataggtatattatcaaacaccttctaagtaatatatatatatataataaaaataaaaaaaaaatttttaaaaaaaaaagaagaagagaggttcgatccaagttcgattcaagctggattcgatctgagttgagtcgagctggggcctgctcgaactcgatcggaactcattttcgagctcaaaaaatcagctcaacttggcttgcactcagcttcgaatcgagcttttttgagtcagtTGAGCGAGCTATCCGAGCTAGCTCGGATCGTATTCACCCCTGCTTTTAATAATAAACATTTAATAACTACtatttattatggtgtggtccacccaagaacTTGATTTACCTCAATTTTTAGAGCACGCTTTAAAATGAGCCATCAGAATATGATAATACTCCATCAGAATATGAAACAGTGGATACCTTTGATGCTCCATCTGAATTCGATGATGATAACCAGTCCGAGTATCATATAACTGGCAAAAGTTGTTACATTGATCCAATCATCAAGAGGACTCGTTTTGGATAACAATGTACCACCACTTAGAAGACTTCAGAttcctggagtggcccaccagatgattgaATCTGCTTTGATGCACGTGCTATGGGCTGCACCAGCGGCTAGTTGCATGAAATTGGAGGACCGTAGAGAGACCGGCCTCATCAAATGGACGGCTATTTGTTGCTATCATCATCTCGGTGTAATTTTGAATTATCAGGATCtattgggtcagcaatttggacggtctaaatTGTCACAAGACTATGTCATGTGGATCGTTCAAGAGTCACCATCGTTTTAAAAAGGGCGTGGACTATCACAGAACGTTATCGTGAGCGGCTGAGAAAGACTGATAGCACAGCATCAACCGTCGCCAGTAGGATTCGTGGATAAAAATAGTTGCTTCTTTCAATGGATTCGCGCGAGTGAGATGGTGAAGGGTGTAGCTTTGTACGTGACATTGTGACGAACGTGTGTGTGATCCGGACTGTTCGTTTGGTGGGGACCAAAGTGATCCATATCTCCTACAAAGAAATCCAAGATCTTCCACTGTATTGCCCCGATTTTCTGTGACATACACCAACGGTTGATCAACGGTCTATATTCAATGTACGCTCCTCGCTTATGTGATGACTGGACAAGTGTGATTTTTGAACAAGATAACTTCCAGCAGGCCTCACTCgatgaatggctcggatctaTGCCACTTGCATCACTTGCCGGCTGGATTCTTCTCCATCAAACTCGCGTGACACATTGTGGGAAAACCGTTCACACGTGTCAACTTGACATCCCAACGGTTCAGCCACTGACAGATTTCGTGGCCCGAAAAATCAGGCCGATATGCCACGCATGAACATAGATGGCGGCACGTGATGAACATCTAGAATATGGCACACGTGTGCCATGATGTTACACGTGCACGAAGGCCTCCGTCCATCGCAGCCGTGGAATTAGACCATCCTCTGCAGGAGGAAGTGTAGAGTCTACCAGGATCTAAATATAGAGAGTTCAGAAGAGAAAGACATCAGCGGTTCGTATACAACCGAGAAATGGTCCATGATTGATAGAAAGAATCCTCCAATCTGGGATATTTTTCAGTCATAGTCCATTGGAGATTGGGCCCACgggaccaacggtctggatcaccacagCATGCAACGAAGCTGCACAAACTTAAAACGCCATCATACCGCGCATCATTCTCTGCGACTGCAAGAGAAAGTAAACTGCCGGACTACTTAATTACTCTGTCCCGCGGGTCCCATAGCCACCAGAGTTGCCTAACTACGAAATCATCTACATCATTAATCTGgtggtccatcaatttttcagCAATCAGAtctgcgggcccaccatgatgtacgtattatatCCACTCCTTGTGTCCGTTTCGCCAGCTAATTTTTTGGTGCGGCCGGTGGATCACCAAAGTGGGTGGGAtcactgaccgtggggcccaccctgatgtatgtgctttatatccgtgccgttcatctgttttgaaatcaCGTcctaagctggaaaaacggacggATGGATCAGTGTGGAAATTACtcatacatctcggtgggccccactgcagcaATCGTGGTTGGTCGTCTTGCGTCACTAGCATTGGTAAATGATGGTGACCGAGCCAAAGTGACGTGGCACATAACAAGGCAACATCAGTCACAGACGGTCtaaatgatgggcctcattttgtACGGTGGATAGCCTGAAAAACCATCCAATTTTATCACTTAGACCGTTCAATTGATGGCCATCAAAAGAACGATTGAGAAAATGGATTCAAATTCAAAATGTGAAATATGATGGTTAAGATCACCTGATTAACTAGACTTTTGGGTCATATACCGTTTGCAAAAGAGGTCACAAAAAATAGTCAGATCAAAATATCCAGCGGCTGGATTTTAAGAACAGTTTCACATGGTTACAATTGGAGTGGTCCATCATAAAAGAGGCTGATCCATTTTGTATATAAGTTTAAATTATGGGCTCTTAccaaatggacggagtagatttacataTAAAATAAAACTCACAGATATTGGTATTTTACCTAACTGGGTAAAACAAGTATTGCAGGCTATTGGGTCCCATGGGCCTTCAGACCCAATAGGGTTGAGACCTTCCCTGAAGGGTTCAAAATCCGAGCTGAAACCAATCCTAAGTGGCTCATGAGAATATGGAGGAGATAGCACTACAAAGTGAATAGGAAGGGAGTGGGCCACTTATCATGCAGTGGATTGCGTAGGGATGTGCTTACAGGGGTCATGCATGGATGTTACCTTGTCATTTTATTGAAGAGAATCTTTACTTTCGGCGGCtggcttttattttattatttttcacgGTGAGTTTACATTCCTCAGTCTTTCTATCATGTTATGGAATTTGATTGGACGCCGACCCACttacatatattatttttttaaaaaaaataaaattaacacacgcacacacacaaacacacactcACAATAGTGATATTTTACCACTTATGTATACTCAAACCTGTGACCATGCGTTGAAACTCCCAAAAGTCTACTACAAGAACAAGAGCAAAGACCCATGCTACTGCAAGATATGAGCTTACGTTAGTAATCCACGATAACCCACTTCTAACAACAAAAATGACCAACACCCGGATTTATACCTTAGTTGGCGGACTGAgtagagatacctcgtttcaacacttgaggttttGGCATCAatcctggtgggggtggctagcaTGGAATGTGTGTACTGGCATAggtgtgtgctaacaagctaaccctaaaaacaaaaaaagtaaaaaaagaccCAATCTTATTACACCATGCAAAGAGTTCAAATCCATTGAAACTACATTTCCTTTTTTtctgggacatggcccattagtagataggggcccaccttgatgatgtattatATATGGGTGCTGTTTCTCCATCCTATATTAGGATGTGGTCCTAaaaattatatccaaatctcaggtgatccacaccataggaaacaatgtgattgagtgtCTCACCATTGAAAATTCAAAAGGGCCTTTATTAAATTTTCCGTAATATTTATTAGCCATCTAACTTATTAATAATGCCAACAAGACTTGGATGAAAGATCACCTTCACATGAACTTTTGTAGCtaatgagaagtttttaatgactgattgccactattttctatattatGGTCTACCTTATATTCATGTTATTTTCTGGATTATCCCCTAAAACGAGCTTTcattttttttgagatcatgacTAAAATTAGTTTTCAAAACTCATAGATGACTTAGATATAAGACAAATCAAAGTGAGCGAACGATGCCAcctacctcggtggatccgggatccaccgaagccgcacgTGCCAGTCAAACATGCTTTGGTTGGGTCATCTATCAAATCCGTCCACGTCCGCTAACGAGGGTTTATGGGAAATCTTCATCCCTgtaatgatctagaccgttcatctagaagTCACGACAACAGTAGCTTAGATTGAATGAATCTCAACCTACCTTCACATGAACGGTGACGATCACCGATCTTCCCACCTTGACCAAATACCAAAGGATGGTGCTTCTatgtgaacggtccagatcatcacgTGGTGCGGGGAATGGGTCAGAAGACTGGGCGAGCCTCCATGGGAGAGGCTTGCAAAGTAAAAACCTCGTGGTTCATGCCCGCGTGCCATTCATTCAAATAATCGCACGTGCTAATATGCCACACGTGTGTGATATCCAACCCTTCCATCATGTGGAACATCCTCATTACATCATATGGCTGAAAAAGTCATGTGTTTTAcactttaggtgggccacgataTGTTAAACAAAACTCATGATTAAAACAATATTTCATAGCCGTTCGTTCATCTCTGGCTTACTGATGACTGAAACGACCTGATTTTaaggccagaagatctaaacagaTTGACCCATCTGACGAAAAGCTAGGTTGCTAATATCTGTTCTGTTTTGGCAGGTGTCCTTGCACGTGTAGAGATAAGCCCACACGCGCGCGAGAAACCCGTGGATACAGCTGCCAGAGTATCTAAGTGAGAAGAATCATGGCTTTACAGATTGGCAACATTGACGAGATCCCATTTTTATGAACTAACAAAAAGGCAAGATCTTGGTCTGAGTTCACCACCATTTGTTAATGTTGCTGACTAGGGGTGTATGTGAACCGAGCTAacccggttagctcgctcgactcgaaaaagctcgactccgttcgaagttgagttcgagctgagtcgagctaattttttgagcttgaaaatgagttcgaacaGGCCTAGCTTGGCTCGACTCGGATTAAATCTAGctcaaatcgaaccagttcgctgactcgattactttgccattgatgctgctcaccaactgtttgataaaatgactcaacgaaatattgctggtggcaagcaaggtatatacattaaacaaatacctttttttttaatgttacttacaaggtgtttgataaaacacttgtaaaatcatttcatatgtttgtaaaacagtaggattttgaagttgcagttcaggtgtttatgGAAATACCTCGATAGCGAACTTGACTCGATCTTGGTTCGAACTCTGCCCgagctagcccgagctgctggCTGAACCGAGCCGacctggccaatcaggctcgaggaccgagccaagccgagttcgagctgaggtcagccagtgttcgagccgagtcaaattaaggccagctcgactcggtttgactcgatgtacacccctttTGCTAACTCATCCATCGTACATACAATATGTTGCAACATACTTTTACTTTAATCCAAGTTGTCCAAATCTCAGGactccatcttaaccatccattttctagctatctATGGACTTTAAAATAAAATGGTCCACCATGAAGATGTCATTTTTGGTGTTACCCTTGGGTTTGAGAAGACACAACTTTCCAAAACAAAAAATATTAAAGGGTGTTACCTTTCGAACTTGCGTGAAAAGACACATCTGCAGATTTGTAGGCCACAACAAAGGCCCGACCTCAAgggcggctcaacatttttgagagccttaggcaagtcataaaaatgaggctttttagttttttaaaaataaaattaataaattaaaaattgaaccataaatccaaaaataaatccaaactgttagaaaaatgaagtaagaatttaatttagaaaaataacgttagaatttaattttttgagaacttaattagtaATAAAGTAGGTAtttgtggtcctaggttttaggagaagaatttattagaaatgattctattattttgaaaagagacgatagagttagactgttattattgatagtgtTAGTTTCTAacagttgttttttattttcaatttcaaaattgtaaactaatttttagatgttactattttgtaggcctttcaataagttttatttcaaaaaatttagactttttttcttcttcttaattttaattttgctataatataggaccttcataattaagaaattttaattttgctataatatagggctTTCATAATTAGGGGGCTTTATGCGATTCCCTCACCTGTCTACCTCTTTAAGTTGCCCCTGCCCAACCCAACAGAAATTTTGAAACACTAATttattttcaaaacaactttaaaaTACAATACCTAATAGACGATGGATATTGAATGATTGCCCTTAAAACTACCTTTAATCCATGAAAGTGTTGATTggtgttaatatttgtgttttttcattTAGGGGGGAATTAcgttatgaatgggttagatggcataAGAACATGATGGTGGACCTAGGATGTAATAAATAGTTAGGGTTTCCATCCCGATGGAAtcttgtggtggggttcacttgttGTTAGAgatgggcattgagtcgagtcggatcgagttaggactgactcgactcgatctagttttgaaataggcctaacccgaactcgatccaacttaataccgagtccagcatgcctgaatcGATTCGAGTtcggtctagcctggactaatcaGGACCAAGTTCGATCTGGTtagaagtaccgagtcgagttgagttggcaccgagtcggattgagagatgagggagagagtggagaggagagagagaagaggaggaggaggagggtgatggtggtgggtggttgctaggcttaaaagaggaggatgagggagggagggagtggagaggagagaggaggaggaagagggtgatggtggtgggtggttgttggGCTTGGAAGAGGTTCGCACCATCTGATCCCACGACATagtcaaattaaaaattaacaagaTTCCTAAATGCAAtcaacaacaaaagaaaaaaaatggcaaACAAATACAAACATCTCAATCAGACATACAATAGATTTTTCTTCTCACTacacaaacaaacaaaataaataaataattctagAATAgttgaaataaaaatctagaaaaaaggaATATGATATAATTTTTAGGAGGATTGATCACATACAACCAGATGTAGGTGAACTCTAGCTACATTCGATTTTTACAAGCATTTTGCCTTTTTAAGGGAAAAGGTGGATACAAAAATAtcgaaaagattttttttttttttttttttaaggcataCTGTACTTCCAATTGTAGGTGAACAGTTCTCTGTATAACTATATCAAGAAAGAGAAAATTCCTACTTGAAATGGAGTTATCGATCTTGCCGACTTGGCGAATTCGATCCAAGGTGACTCGGGAGAAtcgattagagagagagagagagagagagagagagagagtagggcaTGAGAAGAGGGTGGGGGAAAGTGAATGAGTGAAAAAAGCAAAAGGGTGGTGAGGTGAAAAAAATGCAAATCACGGGAAGAAGCACCAACACTTCTTTct
This window encodes:
- the LOC131243403 gene encoding uncharacterized TPR repeat-containing protein At2g32450-like isoform X6; its protein translation is MASSRGSRAEKVKRIFEQFDSNGDGGLDREEMAALVVAVNPRVKFSDEQINAILDEVFRTYSDFIDGPKGLTLDGLLRTYDDGAGDVDRDFDALDLHLQPSPAAPPSEASSSIADERASEPHKKLRTAAWAASPNHGIVYDDTWKIVDDLEILIKRLRTKQIKDGKMKVDNLDAFSDPGWSRELGPSESEKTVLWEESGHDYVTFLKDLAVLRRRADAARSREEAFDGHMAIGRVLYEYQLFKEALVSFKRACELQPTDVRPHFRAGNSLYAVGMHSEAKEEFLLALEAAEAGGTQWAYLLPQIHVNLGITLEGEGMVLGACEHYREAAILCPTHFRALKLLGSALFGVGEYRAAEKALAEAIFLRSDYADAHCDLGSALHAMGEDERAIQEFQKAIDLRPGHVDALYNLGGLFMDAGRYQRASEMYTRVLAVWPNHWRAQLNKAVALLGAGEAEEAKKALKEAFKMTNRVELYDAISHLKVLQKKPKGNGGGADGEGAFVVVEASKFKRVGRKTTIRQELASALEIRAFQRVTRLSHCNVELLKKEMNETDVPISYSGGGAPEKSIRKAALEGILRRLLRSLKAETFQGAVKAINERILSVLDGPGTGRVDLGMFFAILAPICSGPPDRRKRMVFDSLLWRPVNEGSAQIRKIDAVNYIKQLRVIYIPSLGISDIMEVHGEADSSVISYPEFLEMFDDPDWGFGIMGTLVKLENGDRNRHGRHTCAICRYPIIGSRFKEMRSRFSLCNRCYSEGKVPSTFKQEEYKFKEYGSVEQKLFVQLLKKCQHIYMNLIVQSLLISTGNFDSVNLPEQELSLRCKR
- the LOC131243403 gene encoding uncharacterized TPR repeat-containing protein At2g32450-like isoform X1 → MASSRGSRAEKVKRIFEQFDSNGDGGLDREEMAALVVAVNPRVKFSDEQINAILDEVFRTYSDFIDGPKGLTLDGLLRTYDDGAGDVDRDFDALDLHLQPSPAAPPSEASSSIADERASEPHKKLRTAAWAASPNHGIVYDDTWKIVDDLEILIKRLRTKQIKDGKMKVDNLDAFSDPGWSRELGPSESEKTVLWEESGHDYVTFLKDLAVLRRRADAARSREEAFDGHMAIGRVLYEYQLFKEALVSFKRACELQPTDVRPHFRAGNSLYAVGMHSEAKEEFLLALEAAEAGGTQWAYLLPQIHVNLGITLEGEGMVLGACEHYREAAILCPTHFRALKLLGSALFGVGEYRAAEKALAEAIFLRSDYADAHCDLGSALHAMGEDERAIQEFQKAIDLRPGHVDALYNLGGLFMDAGRYQRASEMYTRVLAVWPNHWRAQLNKAVALLGAGEAEEAKKALKEAFKMTNRVELYDAISHLKVLQKKPKGNGGGADGEGAFVVVEASKFKRVGRKTTIRQELASALEIRAFQRVTRLSHCNVELLKKEMNETDVPISYSGGGAPEKSIRKAALEGILRRLLRSLKAETFQGAVKAINERILSVLDGPGTGRVDLGMFFAILAPICSGPPDRRKRMVFDSLLWRPVNEGSAQIRKIDAVNYIKQLRVIYIPSLGISDIMEVHGEADSSVISYPEFLEMFDDPDWGFGIMGTLVKLENGDRNRHGRHTCAICRYPIIGSRFKEMRSRFSLCNRCYSEGKVPSTFKQEEYKFKEYGSVEQKLFVQLLKKCQHIYMNLIVQSLLISTGNFDSVNLPEQVGRLFVETGPFNIFIFNHPINVHQLDGQPAI
- the LOC131243403 gene encoding uncharacterized TPR repeat-containing protein At2g32450-like isoform X5, with amino-acid sequence MASSRGSRAEKVKRIFEQFDSNGDGGLDREEMAALVVAVNPRVKFSDEQINAILDEVFRTYSDFIDGPKGLTLDGLLRTYDDGAGDVDRDFDALDLHLQPSPAAPPSEASSSIADERASEPHKKLRTAAWAASPNHGIVYDDTWKIVDDLEILIKRLRTKQIKDGKMKVDNLDAFSDPGWSRELGPSESEKTVLWEESGHDYVTFLKDLAVLRRRADAARSREEAFDGHMAIGRVLYEYQLFKEALVSFKRACELQPTDVRPHFRAGNSLYAVGMHSEAKEEFLLALEAAEAGGTQWAYLLPQIHVNLGITLEGEGMVLGACEHYREAAILCPTHFRALKLLGSALFGVGEYRAAEKALAEAIFLRSDYADAHCDLGSALHAMGEDERAIQEFQKAIDLRPGHVDALYNLGGLFMDAGRYQRASEMYTRVLAVWPNHWRAQLNKAVALLGAGEAEEAKKALKEAFKMTNRVELYDAISHLKVLQKKPKGNGGGADGEGAFVVVEASKFKRVGRKTTIRQELASALEIRAFQRVTRLSHCNVELLKKEMNETDVPISYSGGGAPEKSIRKAALEGILRRLLRSLKAETFQGAVKAINERILSVLDGPGTGRVDLGMFFAILAPICSGPPDRRKRMVFDSLLWRPVNEGSAQIRKIDAVNYIKQLRVIYIPSLGISDIMEVHGEADSSVISYPEFLEMFDDPDWGFGIMGTLVKLENGDRNRHGRHTCAICRYPIIGSRFKEMRSRFSLCNRCYSEGKVPSTFKQEEYKFKEYGSVEQKLFVQLLKKCQHIYMNLIVQSLLISTGNFDSVNLPEQEELSLRCKR